The following proteins are co-located in the Pseudomonas synxantha genome:
- a CDS encoding mannose-1-phosphate guanylyltransferase/mannose-6-phosphate isomerase, translating into MIPVILSGGSGSRLWPLSRKQFPKQFLALTGEHTLFQQTLERLVFEGMDAPIVVCNKDHRFIVNEQLSARKLECQRILMEPFGRNTAPAVALTAMMLVNEGRDELMLVLPADHVIDDQKALQRALALATVAAERGEMVLFGVPATRPETGYGYIKSTNDSLLPEGVSRVQQFVEKPDEKRAIEFVKSGGYFWNSGMFLFRASRFLEELKKHDPDIYDTCVLTLERSEQTNDTVTFDDATFACCPDNSIDYAVMEKTQRACVVPLSAGWSDVGCWASLWAVNDKDANGNVSKGDVVIQDSRNCMVHGNGKLVSVIGLDNIVVVETKDAMMIAHKDKVQGVKQMVNTLNEQGRSETQNHCEVYRPWGSYDSVDMGGRFQVKHISVKPGACLSLQMHHHRAEHWIVVSGTAEVTCDENVFLLCENQSTYIPIASVHRLRNPGKIPLEIIEVQSGSYLGEDDIERFEDIYGRSTPVERGVSVKTIAQ; encoded by the coding sequence ATGATCCCAGTAATCCTTTCCGGTGGTAGCGGCTCACGTCTTTGGCCGCTTTCGCGTAAACAGTTTCCCAAGCAGTTCCTGGCCCTGACCGGCGAGCACACGCTGTTCCAGCAAACCCTGGAGCGCCTGGTGTTCGAAGGCATGGACGCCCCTATCGTGGTGTGCAACAAGGACCACCGCTTCATCGTCAACGAGCAACTGAGCGCGCGTAAGCTCGAATGCCAGCGCATCCTGATGGAGCCCTTTGGCCGCAACACCGCACCGGCCGTGGCCCTGACCGCGATGATGCTGGTTAACGAAGGCCGCGACGAGCTGATGCTGGTGCTGCCCGCCGACCATGTGATCGACGACCAGAAAGCCCTGCAACGTGCCCTGGCCCTGGCCACCGTGGCGGCAGAGCGTGGCGAGATGGTGCTGTTCGGCGTACCGGCGACCCGTCCGGAAACCGGTTACGGCTACATCAAGTCCACCAACGACTCGCTGCTGCCCGAAGGCGTGAGCCGCGTGCAACAGTTCGTGGAAAAGCCCGATGAAAAACGCGCCATCGAGTTCGTCAAGAGCGGTGGTTATTTCTGGAACAGCGGCATGTTCCTGTTCCGCGCCAGCCGTTTCCTCGAAGAGCTGAAAAAGCACGATCCGGACATCTACGACACCTGCGTACTGACCCTGGAACGTAGCGAGCAGACCAACGACACCGTGACCTTCGACGACGCCACCTTCGCCTGCTGCCCGGACAATTCCATCGACTACGCGGTGATGGAAAAAACCCAGCGTGCCTGCGTAGTGCCGCTGAGTGCCGGCTGGAGCGACGTGGGTTGCTGGGCCTCGCTGTGGGCGGTCAATGACAAAGACGCCAACGGCAACGTGAGCAAAGGCGACGTGGTGATCCAGGACAGCCGCAACTGCATGGTGCATGGCAACGGCAAACTGGTGTCGGTGATCGGCCTGGACAACATCGTGGTGGTGGAAACCAAGGACGCGATGATGATTGCCCACAAGGACAAGGTCCAGGGCGTCAAGCAGATGGTCAACACCCTCAACGAGCAAGGCCGCAGCGAAACCCAGAACCACTGCGAAGTCTATCGTCCGTGGGGCTCCTACGACTCGGTGGACATGGGCGGGCGCTTCCAGGTCAAGCACATCTCGGTCAAGCCGGGCGCGTGCCTGTCGCTGCAGATGCACCACCACCGCGCCGAACACTGGATCGTGGTCAGCGGCACCGCCGAAGTCACCTGTGACGAGAACGTGTTCCTGCTTTGCGAGAACCAGTCCACCTACATCCCGATCGCCTCGGTGCACCGCCTGCGCAACCCGGGCAAGATCCCGTTGGAGATCATCGAAGTGCAATCGGGCAGCTACCTGGGCGAAGACGATATCGAGCGCTTCGAAGATATCTACGGTCGCTCGACGCCGGTTGAACGTGGCGTGTCGGTGAAAACTATCGCGCAGTAA